Proteins encoded together in one Lathyrus oleraceus cultivar Zhongwan6 chromosome 5, CAAS_Psat_ZW6_1.0, whole genome shotgun sequence window:
- the LOC127086320 gene encoding probable bifunctional methylthioribulose-1-phosphate dehydratase/enolase-phosphatase E1 yields MAAAIGLNGVKVGTTSSQAYLDGKTVRETKALMAELCRHFYGLGWVSGTGGSISIKVHDDSIPKPQQLILMSPSAVQKERMEPEDMYVLSENGSVLSAPSPKPYPDKPPKCTDCDTLFMKAYEKRDAGAIIHSHGIESCLVTMINPFSKEFRITHMEMIKGIKGHGYYDELVVPIIDNTAHEHQLTESFAKAIEDYPKTTAVLVRNHGIFVWGDSWISAKTQSECYHYLFDAAIKLHQMGLDWSTPNHGPIQSARRGLSIAGESNLSTKARKDNGDIGPYPRCIVLDIEGTTTPISFVSEVLFPYARDNVGRHLSATYDTSETKADIKLLRSQVESDLEQGIAGAVPIPSDDAGKNEVISAIVANVDAMIKADRKITALKELQGHIWQTGYATNELEGIVFDDVPEALEKWNALGIKVYIYSSGSRLAQRLIFGKTNFGDLRKFLSGFFDTTVGNKKEARSYVEISQSLGVDKPSDILFVTDVYQEATAAKAAGLEAIISIRPGNGPLPENHEFKTVKSFSEI; encoded by the exons ATGGCAGCGGCGATTGGTTTAAACGGAGTAAAGGTGGGGACGACGTCGTCTCAGGCGTATCTGGATGGGAAGACAGTCAGGGAGACGAAAGCTCTGATGGCGGAACTGTGTCGCCACTTCTACGGTTTGGGATGGGTTTCAGGAACTGGTGGCAGCATCAGCATCAAAGTCCATGATGATTCCATTCCCAAACCTCAACAACTCATTCTCATGTCTCCTTCTG CTGTTCAGAAGGAAAGAATGGAACCAGAGGATATGTATGTGTTGTCTGAGAATGGGTCAGTTTTGTCTGCCCCATCTCCCAAACCTTACCCAGATAAGCCTCCCAAGTGTACTGACTGTGATACACTTTTCATGAAG GCATATGAAAAGCGTGATGCTGGGGCTATTATCCATAGTCATGGGATAGAATCTTGCCTTGTAACAATGATCAATCCTTTTTCAAAGGAATTCCGA ATTACTCACATGGAGATGATAAAAGGGATTAAGGGGCATGGTTATTATGATGAACTAGTGGTCCCGATAATTGATAACACAGCCCATGAACATCAACTCACAGAATCTTTTGCTAAAGCA ATTGAAGACTACCCAAAAACAACAGCTGTGCTTGTTCGGAACCATGGGATATTTGTTTGGGGAGACTCATGGATCAGTGCTAAAACTCAG TCTGAGTGCTACCATTACCTCTTTGATGCTGCtatcaaacttcatcaaatggGATTGGATTGGTCAACTCCAAATCATGGTCCGATACAAAGTGCACGGAGGGGTTTAAGTATTGCTGGGGAGTCAAATTTGTCCACAAAGGCAAGGAAAGATAATGGCGACATTGGTCCATATCCA CGTTGCATTGTTCTTGACATTGAAGGAACTACTACTCCCATATCATTTGTTTCAGAGGTTCTCTTTCCGTATGCCCGTGATAATGTTGGGAGGCATCTTTCTGCAACATACGATACTTCTGAAACTAAAGCCGATATCAAATTGCTTCGCTCACAA GTTGAAAGTGACCTTGAACAAGGGATTGCAGGTGCTGTGCCCATCCCCTCAGATGATGCTGGGAAAAATGAAGTCATTTCTGCTATAGTTGCTAATGTGGATGCTATGATCAAAGCGGATAGAAAGATCACTGCCTTAAAAGAGTTGCAG GGTCATATATGGCAAACTGGTTATGCGACTAACGAATTGGAAGGAATAGTTTTTGACGATGTACCTGAAGCTCTAGAAAAGTGGAATGCCTTGGGCATAAAG GTGTACATATATTCTAGTGGCAGCAGATTGGCGCAAAGGCTAATATTTGGAAAAACAAACTTTGGGGACCTAAGAAAGTTTCTATCTGGGTTTTTTGACACCACAGTGGG GAACAAAAAAGAGGCGCGGAGTTATGTTGAAATTTCTCAGTCACTTGGTGTGGATAAGCCATCAGATATTTTATTTGTCACTGATGTATATCAAGAAGCTACAGCTGCAAAGGCAGCAG GTTTGGAGGCAATAATTTCTATTCGACCCGGAAATGGACCTCTCCCAGAAAATCATGAGTTCAAGACTGTCAAATCCTTCTCGGAGATCTAA